The genomic window TCTTCGTCAAGAAAAGCGTTGGTATTATATTGATGGTATCACGCCTAAAACAGGTCGAAATGATCCATGCCCTTGTGGTTCAGGAAAGAAATTCAAAAAATGCTGTGATAATAGCTAACATGTATTTTTTCCTGCTATAAATAATTACCCAATTGTCGTTAACCTATTTTATAGGCTTTTGCTAGTTAAGGATTAGACAGCTCCATGCAACAAAAAAATGTACAGAAAAAAATATTGCGCACAATCTGCCCTGATGCAAAAGGGTTAATCGCAAAAATTACAAACATTTGTTACAAACACCAATTAAACATTGTTCAAAACAATGAGTTTGTTGATCATCATACTGGTCGATTCTTTATGAGAACCGAGCTTGAAGGTATTTTTAATGATGAAACACTTCTTGCTGATTTAGATGATGCTTTACCAGCAGGTTCTAAGCGTGAATTAAATTCATCTGGTCGCCGTCGTATTGTCGTTTTAGTCACCAAAGAAGCACATTGTTTAGGTGATCTATTAATGAAAAGTGCATTCGATGGTTTAGATGTTGAAATTGCCGCAGTCATAGGCAACCATGACACATTAAAAAATCTCGTGGAGCAATTTGGAATTCCTTTTCATCATATCAGCCACGAAGGTTTAACGCGTGAACAGCATGATGCAAAATTGACAGCTCAAATTGATCAATATCAGCCTGATTATGTCGTCCTAGCAAAATATATGCGTGTACTTACACCAGCTTTTGTTCAGCACTATCCAAACCAGATTATCAACATTCACCATTCATTTCTTCCTGCATTCATTGGTGCAAGGCCTTATCATCAAGCCTAT from Providencia sneebia DSM 19967 includes these protein-coding regions:
- the purU gene encoding formyltetrahydrofolate deformylase; its protein translation is MQQKNVQKKILRTICPDAKGLIAKITNICYKHQLNIVQNNEFVDHHTGRFFMRTELEGIFNDETLLADLDDALPAGSKRELNSSGRRRIVVLVTKEAHCLGDLLMKSAFDGLDVEIAAVIGNHDTLKNLVEQFGIPFHHISHEGLTREQHDAKLTAQIDQYQPDYVVLAKYMRVLTPAFVQHYPNQIINIHHSFLPAFIGARPYHQAYERGVKIIGATAHFVNDNLDEGPIITQNVINVDHTFTADDMMRAGRDVEKNVLSHALYWVLAQRVFVYGNRTIIL